From the Lathyrus oleraceus cultivar Zhongwan6 chromosome 4, CAAS_Psat_ZW6_1.0, whole genome shotgun sequence genome, one window contains:
- the LOC127138651 gene encoding peroxidase N yields the protein MNRSCKLACYYFFLINMFLLHFTVRSQLTTNFYNSSCPNLSKIVRKEVVKALMNEFRMGASLLRLHFHDCFVNGCDGSILLDGGADTEKFAFPNVNSVRGFDVIDTIKTSVESACSGVVSCADIVAIAARDSILLSGGPSWNVPLGRRDGTVSNGSLANVVLPSPFDPLSTIVSKFTNVGLNLTDVVSLSGAHTIGRARCALFSNRLFNFSGTGSPDSTLETTMLSDLQNLCPQTGDGNTTAVLDRNSSDAFDNHYYKNLLNGKGLLSSDQILFSSDEANSTAKPLVQSYNDDSTLFFGDFVKSMIKMGNINPKIGSDGEIRKSCRVINS from the exons ATGAATAGATCATGTAAACTGGCTTGTTATTACTTCTTTCTAATCAACATGTTTCTGTTACATTTTACAGTAAGGTCTCAACTGACAACAAATTTTTACAACTCATCATGTCCTAACCTTTCCAAAATAGTGAGAAAAGAGGTTGTAAAAGCTCTAATGAATGAGTTTCGAATGGGTGCTTCTTTGCTTCGTCTTCACTTTCATGATTGCTTTGTCAAT GGTTGTGATGGATCAATATTACTAGATGGTGGTGCAGATACTGAAAAATTTGCTTTTCCTAACGTGAACTCTGTTAGAGGATTTGATGTTATTGACACAATCAAAACTTCAGTAGAGAGTGCTTGTAGCGGTGTTGTCTCATGTGCTGATATAGTTGCCATAGCTGCCAGAGATTCTATTCTCCTT AGTGGTGGTCCTTCATGGAATGTTCCGTTAGGAAGAAGAGATGGAACAGTCTCAAATGGATCTCTAGCAAATGTGGTTCTTCCTTCTCCATTTGATCCACTATCTACTATTGTTTCAAAGTTCACTAACGTAGGGCTCAATCTCACAGATGTTGTTTCTTTATCCG GTGCTCATACAATTGGGAGAGCAAGGTGTGCACTATTTAGCAACAGATTGTTCAATTTTTCTGGAACGGGTTCACCAGACAGTACACTAGAAACAACCATGCTCAGTGACCTACAAAATCTATGTCCTCAAACCGGAGATGGAAACACAACTGCTGTTCTTGATAGAAACTCATCTGATGCATTTGACAATCATTACTATAAGAACTTGCTCAATGGAAAGGGTCTTCTTAGTTCTGATCAGATTCTGTTTTCTAGTGATGAGGCCAATTCAACTGCTAAGCCTTTAGTTCAAAGCTATAATGATGATAGTACACTTTTCTTTGGAGATTTTGTGAAATCTATGATCAAGATGGGGAATATAAATCCAAAGATAGGGTCTGATGGAGAGATTAGGAAGAGCTGTAGAGTGATTAATTCTTAG